A window from Parambassis ranga chromosome 13, fParRan2.1, whole genome shotgun sequence encodes these proteins:
- the vmn2r1 gene encoding vomeronasal type-2 receptor 1, giving the protein MPLNKDLSLSAESTCKLKAKFNLSGYKNVEKKKVVIGGMFPVHKRIASSDRNTSRVPVSAGCEGFNFRTFRWTQTMLFAINEINARGDLLPNTDLGYVIYDSCFTISKAVEGTLTYLTGQDEAVPNYRCGTGAPLAALVGAGGSDLSIATARILGLYHFPQVSYCSTCSALESKFQFPTFLRTIPNDKHQSTAMAQLVLHFGWTWVGTIAADDDYGKYGIKDFKEQVEEAGVCISFSETLPKVNSPEAIRRIVKTVAESTAKIIVVFSSDVDLSPLITELLQHNVTNRTWIASEAWVTSALITQPGVSSVLGGTLGFGVKKADIPGLQQHLLDLDPYADPLTEEFWETLFNCTLDYERALRGLPDGLCTGRESLAAINNTYSDVSQLRITYSVYKAVYAVAHALHNMEYCEPGKGPFVGIGCADITNFEPWQLMYYLKNVRFTVPHTEEEIFFEEGDVKGFYDIINWQINSNGEIHYVTVGHYNGSGAPENRMHIMNESIVWHNEVLEPPRSVCSENCQPGTRKGIRQGEPVCCFDCIPCADGEISNTTNARECILCSGDDWSNESHDACIPKIIEFLAFGEPLGITLIVISAFGASVTIAVGVVFVVNIGTPLVKANDALLSFSLLFSLVVTFLCSIVFLGEPQHWSCMTSQVGLALGFALCLSSIMGKAALLMLRAQALKAARVRAKAAAKAAKAAAEAAANSGSPDVIVTKTNNNTDASAFPNPEVDSLTCAHQRAMAAVATLIQAIACTVWLIILPPHPVKNTSAQNIKIILECDEGSVVFICCIFAYDILLALLAFVFAFIARKLEDHFSEAKFMTFGMLVFFIVWISFVPAYLSTRGKFMVAVQIFAILASSFGLLACIFLPKCYVLLVKPERNQEELMRPRAKPRDGTSTGTSASLTTAATEINATIPSTAIDD; this is encoded by the exons ATGCCTTTAAATAAAGATTT ATCTCTTTCAGCAGAGTCCACATGCAAGCTGAAGGCCAAATTCAACCTGAGCGGCTACAAGAatgtggagaagaagaaggttgTTATTGGGGGGATGTTTCCTGTTCACAAACGCATTGCTTCCAGTGATCGCAACACTTCCAGGGTGCCCGTCTCTGCGGGCTGTGAGGG ATTTAACTTCCGTACCTTCCGCTGGACCCAGACTATGCTGTTTGCCATTAATGAAATCAATGCACGGGGTGACTTGCTGCCTAACACTGACCTGGGTTACGTCATCTATGACTCCTGCTTCACCATCTCCAAGGCTGTGGAGGGCACCCTGACCTACCTGACGGGCCAAGATGAAGCCGTGCCCAACTACCGCTGTGGCACCGGGGCACCTCTGGCTGCTCTGGTAGGCGCTGGAGGCTCCGACCTGTCGATTGCCACCGCCAGGATACTGGGGCTTTATCATTTTCCACAG GTCAGTTATTGTTCCACATGCTCTGCCCTGGAAAGTAAGTTCCAGTTCCCCACCTTCTTAAGAACCATTCCCAATGACAAACACCAGTCTACAGCCATGGCACAGTTGGTCCTGCACTTTGGATGGACCTGGGTGGGCACGAtagctgctgatgatgattatGGCAAGTATGGCATCAAAGACTTcaaggagcaggtggaggaagcTGGTGTCTGCATCTCCTTCTCAGAGACGCTGCCAAAG GTGAACTCCCCAGAGGCCATCCGGCGCATTGTTAAAACTGTAGCTGAATCCACGGCCAAGATCATTGTGGTCTTCTCATCTGACGTGGACCTCAGTCCTCTCATCACAGAGCTGCTCCAACACAACGTGACCAACCGTACCTGGATCGCAAGCGAGGCCTGGGTCACCTCGGCTCTCATAACCCAGCCTGGG GTGAGTTCAGTCCTTGGTGGCACACTAGGTTTTGGGGTGAAGAAGGCTGACATCCCTGGTCTTCAGCAACATCTGCTGGATCTGGACCCTTATGCTGATCCACTCACTGAGGAATTCTGGGAAACG CTGTTTAACTGCACACTGGATTATGAGAGGGCGCTGAG AGGGTTACCTGACGGGCTGTGTACCGGGCGCGAGTCTCTGGCAGCGATCAATAACACTTACTCTGATGTCTCCCAGTTACGAATCACCTACAG TGTGTACAAAGCAGTGTACGCTGTGGCCCACGCCTTACACAACATGGAGTACTGTGAACCTGGGAAGGGCCCATTTGTTGGGATAGGCTGTGCTGACATTACTAATTTTGAGCCATGGCAG CTAATGTACTACCTGAAGAATGTGCGTTTCACCGTACcgcacacagaggaggagatctTTTTTGAGGAAGGAGATGTAAAGGGCTTCTATGACATCATTAACTGGCAGATCAATAGTAATGGGGAGATACATTACGTCACTGTGGGGCACTACAATGGCTCTGGAGCCCCAGAGAACAGAATGCACATAATGAATGAGTCCATAGTGTGGCACAATGAAGTGTTAGAG CCTCCTCGGTCAGTGTGCAGCGAGAACTGTCAGCCCGGGACTAGGAAGGGGATTCGTCAGGGAGAGCCGGTCTGCTGCTTTGACTGCATTCCGTGTGCTGACGGGGAGATCAGCAACACGACGA ATGCTCGTGAATGCATCCTGTGCAGTGGAGATGACTGGTCCAATGAATCTCATGATGCCTGCATACCAAAAATCATTGAGTTCCTGGCCTTCGGAGAACCACTGGGGATCACTCTCATTGTCATCTCTGCCTTTGGAGCTTCAGTCACCATCGCTGTTGGG GTGGTGTTTGTTGTGAACATTGGCACGCCTCTGGTAAAAGCCAATGACGCCCTGTTGAGTTTCTCGCTGCTGTTCTCACTGGTGGTGACCTTCCTCTGCTCTATAGTCTTCCTCGGTGAGCCACAGCACTGGAGCTGCATGACCAGCCAAGTGGGGCTTGCTCTCGGCTttgctctctgcctctcctccatCATGG GTAAGGCAGCGTTGTTGATGCTAAGAGCTCAGGCCCTGAAAGCAGCTCGAGTTCGAGCCAAAGCAGCTGCCAAAGCTGccaaagcagcagctgaagcagcagcaaacaGTGGCAGTCCTGATGTCATTGTAACCAAAACGAATAACAACACTGATGCCAGTGCTTTCCCAAACCCTGAAGTCGACAGTCTCACCTGTGCCCACCAGAGGGCGATGGCTGCTGTGGCAACATTAATACAG GCTATAGCATGCACAGTGTGGCTCATCATCCTCCCTCCACACCCAGTCAAGAACACCTCTGCCCAGAATATAAAGATCATTCTGGAGTGTGATGAAGGCTCTGTGGTCTTCATCTGTTGCATATTTGCGTATGACATCCTGCTGGCTCTGCTGGCCTTCGTCTTTGCCTTCATAGCCCGAAAACTGGAGGACCACTTCAG TGAGGCAAAATTTATGACCTTCGGCATGCTGGTCTTCTTCATTGTGTGGATCTCCTTCGTCCCGGCTTACCTCAGCACACGTGGCAAGTTCATGGTCGCCGTCCAGATTTTTGCCATCCTGGCCTCCAGCTTCGGCCTGCTGGCCTGCATCTTCCTGCCAAAGTGCTACGTACTTCTGGTCAAACCGGAGCGCAACCAAGAGGAGCTGATGAGGCCCCGTGCCAAACCCCGAGATGGCACATCGACTGGGACCTCAGCCTCTCTCACTACAGCTGCTACTGAGATCAATGCTACCATTCCATCCACTGCTATTGATGATTAG